Within the Legionella pneumophila subsp. pneumophila str. Philadelphia 1 genome, the region AAGAGCAGTTGATGAAGATATAACCCGATGGGTACCGGATTTTGAACCCTTAGGTTCAAGTGGGCAGCGAATGCATCGGTTCAGGCTTCCCACTCTATTGGTGGGCTTGCTCAACGCCGATAACAGGATGCTTCCCTGGCTGTGAGTGTTGGTTCTAAAATCACTCGCCATCGGGTTAATTAGATTATAACACTAACCTGGTTTCTACGCCTAGAAAAACTCCATATGATATAGCATTTGTTATTTGTTCTTTAGACTATACTAATCATTAAGTAGTCCATTTATTCAGTTTTTTGTAGAGCATTGAAGTGGTTGTAGAAGGGATGAGGAATTAAAAACCAGCCTGTTCACAGGCATAAGGGAATTACTGTTAATCCATGAATATTAAATCTAATTTGGCATATAGCTCTGTTATCCTGAAAGGTCATGTTAACCGGTATGCCTTTTTAGGATTGCTTATTTCTGTTGGCAGTATCTTGATTGCAAGTTGTATTGTTTCCTATCAATTGACTGGGTCTGTAAGCTTAGGAGGGTTTATTCAGGCACAAAGATCTAACCCGGCAATTTGGATTCTGGATTTAACACCTTTTATGTTTGTTTATTGGGGGCAAGCGTTTTGTTATGGATTGGTTAACAAAGCGGAGAGTTTACTGGTTGATAAAACCAAAGAACTTTTGAATATTAGTGGGAATCTGGAATTAAAACTCAAATATGATAGCTTGACCAATTTGCCTAACAACCGCTTGTTAAATGAAAAAATACGGCTCGCTATTGAACAATTGGGATCACAAGGTGAGTTAGCAGTTATTGTGATAAAAATTAATGATCTTAATTATAATTTCAGCTCATTTAATACCAATAATATCGTAAAGCAATTTGCTGAAAAATTAAAATCGGTTCTGATTGATCCCTACATGCTAAAAGCGTCTCTTGGAATTAATATGGTTGCAAGATTGCAAAGTGATGAATTTGCCATATTGATGCCAAGACTTAAAAAGGATTTGGAAATTAATGAGCTGTTAATTCATCTTCTTACCTTGCTAAATAGTAATCTCATGGTGGATGGAATTAATATCAATCTGGCCACTACCGTTGGTGCTGCTATCTATCCTATCCATGGAGAAGAAGACGATGTTTTACTAAATCATGCCATTATTGCAGTTTACCAGGCACGAAAGGAAAACAAATCCTATGCAATTTACAGCCCTGAAATGGAAGAAGACCTTATTAATAATCGGATTGTGATGAATGAACTGCAACGCTCCATTGAAAACAAAGACTTGAAAATATATTACCAACCGATAGTTGAATTAGCTAATGGCCAAATTGTAGGTGCCGAGTCATCAGCTCGTTTTGAACATCCTGAATTAGGTTTATTAAGCGCGGAAAAATTCATGCCTTTAATCGAGGGAACCAGTTTAATTCATAATTTGAC harbors:
- a CDS encoding putative bifunctional diguanylate cyclase/phosphodiesterase, producing MNIKSNLAYSSVILKGHVNRYAFLGLLISVGSILIASCIVSYQLTGSVSLGGFIQAQRSNPAIWILDLTPFMFVYWGQAFCYGLVNKAESLLVDKTKELLNISGNLELKLKYDSLTNLPNNRLLNEKIRLAIEQLGSQGELAVIVIKINDLNYNFSSFNTNNIVKQFAEKLKSVLIDPYMLKASLGINMVARLQSDEFAILMPRLKKDLEINELLIHLLTLLNSNLMVDGININLATTVGAAIYPIHGEEDDVLLNHAIIAVYQARKENKSYAIYSPEMEEDLINNRIVMNELQRSIENKDLKIYYQPIVELANGQIVGAESSARFEHPELGLLSAEKFMPLIEGTSLIHNLTTLMLKEVIKQLAAWHDAGHKIFVSANLSVNRGLPDLIEKLLNDYEIAPQFLKLEFTERTCLAEQMVTSEVFERLSTMGIKLCIDDFCSENSSFIYLTDFPIENIKVEKSFVLKIAKDAKKAKIVEAIVKLAQTLGWEPLADGIADQNALEKLRDLGCLYGQGLYFSRAVNVAEFTSLLKK